In the Paenibacillus sp. FSL R7-0337 genome, TTCTACCTCGAAGATCTCATGTGTACAACGACAGCAATCGTTGAACGGACCGTTCGAGACTACATCACCTACTATAACTCAATTCGGATTCAGGCGAAACTAAATAACCAGTCGCCGGTGGATTTTCGGCGACTGGCTGCTTAAACTTGCAAGGTGTTTTGACCCCTGTCTCACAAACAGGGTGCAGTCCCCACCGTAGAGGGGCTTTTTATTTTGCCTTTTTACAGCGCTAAGGTGCGGTGGGGGAGAGGAGGGAGGGGATTCATTATAAAAATATAGATTATTAGGATAAAATTGGGTTTACATAATGGAATCATTATGTTACTGTAAAAGAAACTCAAAAATAGGATGTGAATCTCAATGGCTGCTAAAAAAATGGGTAGACCGCCTTCTGTCAATCCAAAAAATGAACAACTATCTGTAAAGATGGATAAAACCACTGAGACGATATTGGACAACTACTGCCTTAAACATAATGTCAAAAGGCCTGCAGCCGTGCGTGAAGCCATCTCCCGACTTAATGAAGAGGAAACACGGTATTTTTGGAGTCCGGAGTGGAAGCAATTGCTTGAAGACAACGAGAGCACTTTATTAAAAGGGACAGAGGATCTACAGCACACGCTTAGCTTGCTTCTTTCGTTGATACGGGATATGAAAACAAAAACAGGGAGTGAAGAGGAATGAGATCCATTCGGTTAAGATTTGGCAGTGCGATTCTAGCCATGATTATGTTGTTAGGTTTGGTAGCGAGTGCCGCCTCTGCAGCTCAGGTCACGGTCTCGGTACAGGTTAATGGAACAGCGCTCAAGTTCCCGGACGCGAAGCCGTACTATGAGAATAACCGGGTCATGATACCGATCCGGTTCGTCAGTGAAGCGCTGGGGGCGAAGGTGGGCTATGGCCTGGATCGATCCGTAACGATTGAGTTAGGTACGAAGAAAATCCTGATGAAGATCAACAGCGATACTGTTACGGTTAACTCGGTCATTCAGAAGCTGGATGTACCTGCGCGTCTGCAACAGAACCGTACTTATGTACCCTTACGGTTTGTTTCTGAGGCTCTCGGTGCGGGTGTGGGCTGGAATCAAGAAAAACGTCTGGTGACGATTACGACAGGAGCAACTGCAACACCGGTAGCGAGTCCGTCTCCTTCGGCCACGCCTGCTGGCGGTGGGAATAATATGTTTTCTGTAGGACTTAAGTGGGGAGGAGAGACCGAACTGGGTAAGGCTTTGTTTCTCGATAACATGAAGATTGCGAATGGAAAACTGACTTTTACTTTGCCAAAGATTTCGGAAGGTGCAAGTAAATACGCTGCAGATGGCACTTCTGTAAAGTTAACTCCTGGACAAACATACTCGTATACCATCGGTAAGGGGGCAGGATTCATTACGATCTCTAAACCTGAGACTAGTGGAAACGGCTGGGAAGGTTATGGTATTTTTCTGGACACCAGTATTAATGAAGATATGAGTAAGTTATTTGGTAGTATTAAAAATGATGTAATCGTGTTTGGTGAAGGAAATAGTGGTTCCACATTAACAGAGGTAATTCAATTGTCAAAAGCCTTGAAGTAGTATCGAATTGGATTTGTAGTTTTAATTCAAGTCTTGAGAGTCTGATCGCGTATTGCGACAGGCTCTTTTTTATGCAGAGTCTCATATTTTTTTCTGGAGGGGAAAGCGAATTGAAAACGCTCAGGATAAGCAAGGTTTTTCTGTTAGTTATGATCAGCGTGTTATTGCTTGCTCAAGGAGTTTCGGCGGCGGGAACCCCGATGCTACACAAATATGTCCAATGGGATTATGAAAAAGAGGAGGGTTTTGGTTTTGCCGGATACATCCCGGCTCTTGAGAAGCAGGTTGTGAATAATCCTTGGCAGCTATATCGATGGGCGGGACTGTTCACTTTTGCGGATGGGCAGACTCGAATAGTCCCTAATTACGATGTCTTTAACGTTAAGAAGACACCAGATGATGAGAACTTCAGCAAGGAGAATGGGTTTGGTCTAGTTTATAAAAGTGAAGCAGCGCTGGGAGACTTATTTGACTCTATTTGGTCTGGACAATCGATTGATTCAAAACAGCGATTGTATTTCCGGGATCGGTTTGTTCAGACGGCAAGTGATCCTATATTTAAATCAGGACATGAATATTACTATATTATTCAGTATGCTTTTCCGTTCCTCCGCACATCCGGCATTGTCCCGCGCATGGGCATTAAGTTCAACAGCACTCAAAAGATCAGCGCTGACTCCTACCGAGCGCTCTATGATGTTTCTCCTTGGCCTAAATTGACAGTATCCCAGGGAAATGCACTGAATGTGGCCTTTTCTTCCTATGGCTACTCCGAACGGGACATTCGGGTCATCGCAGCCCCTAAGGGGGCATTTCCGGATTTATCCAAAGTGGTTAGTCTAACGGATGGTAAACTGATCCATGCTAGTGAAGCGATCCATAACGGCAATGTAAGCGTGAATGCAAGGGACATCTCCAAAGTCCTTGGTAAAGATGTTGATATCATCGTGGATGATGGGTATGGCCGGACAGCTATTAAGAGCATTTCCCTCCCGGATGAGCAGGCGCTGGATTTTGTACCTACAAAGCTGACGCTCACGGATGGTGGTCAACTTTGGGTGAAATTCCAGTACAACGGTGATGATATAATGGCCTCCGATTATGTGAATACGCGGGGGATGCCGATGAATGCGGCAGTCAAGATTGGGGGCGTGCTTACCGCTGAGTTTTC is a window encoding:
- a CDS encoding copper amine oxidase N-terminal domain-containing protein translates to MRSIRLRFGSAILAMIMLLGLVASAASAAQVTVSVQVNGTALKFPDAKPYYENNRVMIPIRFVSEALGAKVGYGLDRSVTIELGTKKILMKINSDTVTVNSVIQKLDVPARLQQNRTYVPLRFVSEALGAGVGWNQEKRLVTITTGATATPVASPSPSATPAGGGNNMFSVGLKWGGETELGKALFLDNMKIANGKLTFTLPKISEGASKYAADGTSVKLTPGQTYSYTIGKGAGFITISKPETSGNGWEGYGIFLDTSINEDMSKLFGSIKNDVIVFGEGNSGSTLTEVIQLSKALK